In Citrus sinensis cultivar Valencia sweet orange chromosome 4, DVS_A1.0, whole genome shotgun sequence, one DNA window encodes the following:
- the LOC102609363 gene encoding trihelix transcription factor PTL-like: MADQYGHQLPDLGRLATGRTHFPVNQETPQPYFFNRSINNETVMLAAGEMVLPAAGGLVRFGHHHDFAAAATNHPTAVVDMESSGWGNTNESGNGRWPRQETLTLLEIRSRLDSKFKEANHKKPLWDEVSRIMAEEHGYHRSEKKCREKFENLYKYYKKTKEGKAGRQDGKHYRFFRQLEALYGETSNNQNSVSELSPLDQNTTNFLHQTPNQENQENQEASNHLEQKLSDQSLSFSNTSEFETASSGNNNDEDLSAIAFMMNQKSMEKHNKMNESRSGKRDKRSSNWKGKVKEFVDAQMRELMESQEAWMERMLKTIEDREKERLCKEEEWRKQEMARFDKVHEFWARERAWVEGRDNALMEALKKVTGRREPEVVSSSSLIMHDCRWNEPETLNLMQLITSLETKFEQSGYSNESIWEEIAAKMASFGYYRSAIEFKEKWENMQMYYHHHGHDQIAKQKLERMELFLPSNNPYAGTQGHQSCFHIQQINEGQQQFWEKGKTKRN, encoded by the exons ATGGCTGATCAGTACGGCCATCAGCTGCCTGATCTCGGGCGCTTGGCCACCGGAAGAACCCATTTTCCGGTGAATCAAGAAACCCCACAACCCTATTTCTTTAACAGGAGTATTAACAATGAGACAGTGATGCTTGCAGCTGGTGAAATGGTGTTGCCTGCAGCAGGTGGGCTTGTTAGGTTTGGTCATCATCATGattttgctgctgctgctactaATCATCCTACTGCAGTAGTGGATATGGAGAGTAGTGGATGGGGTAATACTAATGAAAGTGGAAATGGTAGATGGCCGAGGCAAGAGACACTTACTCTCCTTGAGATCAGATCTAGACTCGATTCTAAGTTCAAAGAAGCTAACCACAAAAAACCCTTGTGGGATGAAGTTTCTAG gaTAATGGCGGAAGAACATGGGTACCACAGAAGTGAGAAAAAATGCAGAGAGAAGTTTGAGAATTTGTACAAGtactacaagaaaacaaaggaAGGTAAAGCTGGGAGACAAGATGGGAAGCACTATAGGTTTTTTCGACAACTTGAAGCCCTTTATGGGGAAACAAGCAATAATCAAAATTCAGTTTCAGAATTATCCCCTCTCGACCAAAACACTACtaattttcttcatcaaaCACCAAATCAAGAGAATCAAGAGAATCAAGAAGCGTCTAATCATCTTGAGCAGAAGCTAAGTGATCAGAGCTTAAGTTTCTCCAACACATCTGAATTTGAAACGGCGTCTTCAGGAAACAATAATGATGAAGATCTTTCAGCCATTGCCTTTATGATGAACCAAAAATCAATGGAAAAGCACAACAAGATGAATGAGAGCCGAAGTGGTAAAAGGGATAAAAGAAGTAGTAATTGGAAAGGTAAGGTTAAAGAGTTTGTGGATGCACAAATGAGGGAGTTGATGGAGTCACAAGAAGCTTGGATGGAAAGAATGTTGAAGACTATTGAagatagagagaaagaaaggttgtgtaaagaagaagaatggaGGAAGCAAGAGATGGCTAGGTTTGATAAGGTGCATGAGTTTTGGGCTAGGGAGagagcttgggttgaagggcGAGATAACGCGTTAATGGAGGCTTTGAAGAAGGTTACAGGCCGGAGAGAACCAGAAGTAGTTTCGTCATCATCTTTGATAATGCATGATTGTAGATGGAATGAACCCGAGACGTTGAACTTGATGCAACTTATAACAAGTTTGGAAACTAAATTTGAACAAAGTGGATACTCAAATGAAAGCATTTGGGAGGAGATAGCTGCGAAAATGGCAAGTTTTGGTTATTATAGGAGTGCAATTGAGTTTAAAGAGAAATGGGAGAATATGCAAAtgtattatcatcatcatggGCATGATCAAATTGCTAAGCAAAAGCTTGAAAGAATGGAGTTATTCTTACCTTCTAATAATCCTTATGCAGGAACTCAAGGGCATCAGAGCTGCTTCCACATTCAGCAGATAAATGAAGGGCAGCAGCAATTTTGGGAGAAGGGAAAGACTAAGCGAAACTAA